The window GGATCCGGTCCCCGGGGCGCACCCTCCCCTCAAAGAGGCGGAGGTAGGGGATCACCCCCTGGTAGGCGTCGTAGACGGAGTCAAAGATGAGGGCCTTCAGGGGGGCCTCGGGGTCCCCTTTGGGGGGCGGGATGCGCTGGACGATGGCCTCGAGGATCTCCTCCACGCCCTCCCCCGTCTTCCCCGAGGCGAAGATGGCCTCGTCGGCGGGAAGGCCCAGGACCTCCTCCACCTCGAGGGCCACCTCCAGGGGGCGGGCGTTGGGGAGGTCTATTTTGTTGATCACCGGGATGATCACGTGCCCGTGCTCCAAGGCCATGTAGAACTTGGCCAGGGTCTCCGCCTCCACCCCCTGGCTCGCGTCCACCACGAGGAGCACCCCCTCCACCGCCGCCAGGGCCCGGGAGACCTCGTAGGTGAAGTCCACGTGCCCCGGGGTGTCAATGAGGTGGAAGACGTACTCCTCCCCGTCCTTGGCCCGGTAGGTTACCCTGACGGCGCTCGCCTTGATGGTGATGCCCCGCTCCCTCTCCAGCTCCAGGGAGTCCAAGAACTGCTCCCGCATCTCCCGGTCGCTCACCGCGTGGGTGAGCTCCAGGATGCGGTCGGCCAGGGTGGACTTGCCGTGGTCCACGTGGGCGATGATGGAGAAGTTGCGGATGCGGCTTAGGTCCATCCTCACCATCCTCCGGGCTCCCTCGGGCAAAGTCAAGGGCGCACTCGGGTCCCTAGGAGGGGCGCCGCTCCAGGAGCCGGCACCCCTTGTACCGCCAGACCTCGCGAAAGCCCGGAGGGTCGTCCTCGCCGTAGCGGCGGTACAGGGCGCCTGCGCCCGGGCAGACGAGGACGCGGTCCACGTAAAGGCTTGGGGCAGAGAGGGCCAGGGTAAAGCCGGCGTCCGGGGGGAGGAGGAAAGGCCGGGCGGTGCCCGCCCAGGCCAGCAGGCGGTAGCTCTCCCGGTCGTCGGCCAGGATGGAGCGGGGAGGCGCCTGGGCCAAGGCTTGGCCGATGGCCCGCTCCAGGGCATCGGGAGGGGGCTCAGGGGAGGGTAGGAGGGCCCATCCCAAGGCGGCCTGGAGGAGGGCGAGGCCAAGACCCACGGCCCGGATCCTGGGGCCCAGGGCGAGGCGGGGAAGCCCCCCTAGGGCGAAGAGGAAGAGGAGGCCTACGGCCAAGGGGAGTGTGTAGCCAAAGCCTAAAGGGGGGAGGGCGAGGAAAAGGAGAAGGGGCACGGGGTAGAGGAGGAAGCTTGCCCGCGGGCGGAGAAGGATCAGAAGCCCCATTCCCAGGTAGGCCGGGCTTGCAAGGAGGACGGTTCCTAGTGAGGGCGTTTCCTTGGGCAGGGCTGCGTAGAGGAAGGCGGTTTCCCCGGTGAAGGTCCAGGAGAGGTAGCCCCAGGCGAAAAGGGTGGAGAGGAGGGGAAAGAGGAGGACGAGACTCGCTGCGGCCCAGGCCGGGGGCTCCAACCTGCGGAAGAGGCCGAGGCCCAGGGCGAAAAAGAGCCCCAGGGGAAGGGCGATGGGGGTGGTGTAGACGGCGGCTCCGAGGACGAGCCCGGAGGCGAAGAGGTGAAAGGAGAGGCCCTCGTCTAGCCAGCGCCGGTAGAACGTCCAGGCCCACCAGAGAAAGACGAGGCCGAGGGTCTGGGCCAGGTCCTCGGCCACCAGGTAGAAGGGCGCGGGGGAGAGGAGAAACCCCGCGAATAGTACGAGGAGAAGGGGCTCGCTCCGCCGCCGCGCCTCCGTCAGAAGAAGGCCGAAGCCGAGGCCCAGCGCTAAGGCGCCGAGGACCGCCGGGGCCCAGGGAGAGGGCCAGGGAAGGAGGAGGAGCAGGGGGAGGGGCGGGTAGCTGAAGCCCAGGGTTTCCAGCTTGCCCCGGTCCAGAGCAGTGTAAACTTTTCCCAAGTAAGCGGCGTTGGCGTGGCTCAGATACCCTTCCTGAACGAGGGCAAGGGCGGCCACCCCTACGGGAAGGGCGAGGAGGAGGCCGAGGAGGGGTTCAAGGGGCAGGCTCAGGCTGGGGCGCTTCCTGCTTGCTGAGGCCATGGAGGGTCTTCTCCCAGTAGAAGGGCTTGGTGAAGAGCTGGCTCAAGGCCTTGTAGGCGGCGATGCTGTGGAGGATCCAGTACACCGGGTTGAGGAGGGCGTAGGGCACCAGAGGGTAAAGCCTGCGCTTGAAAACCGCCAGCATGTTGAGGTAGACGGCGAGGGCGTTACCGAGTAAGAGGTTGAAGAGGGAGAGGTAGAGGACGAAAGGGGGAAAGTAGGGCTCGAGGGCCCGGGTGCCCGTGAGGAGCCAGAGAAAGAACAGGGCCCAAAGCCAAGGGCTGAGGAGGAAGGTGAGGGGGGTTCCGGCGATGAGGAGGAAAAACCCCAGGAACTTCCAAGGACCCACCTGCCGGAGAAGCCTCCAGGGGTTACGGCTGTGGACCAGGGTGGTCTGCATGTACCCCTTGATCCAGCGGGACCGCTGGCGGATCCAGTTGCCCACACGGTTGTTGGCCTCCTCGTAGGTGGTGGAGTTGACCACGCCCACGGTGTAGCCCCGCATGGCCGCGCGGATGCCGAGGTCGGCGTCCTCCGTGACGTTGAAGGGATCCCAGCCCCCAAGCTCCCGCAGCTTTTCCGTCTTGAAGTGGTTGCTCGTGCCCCCAAGGGGGATGGGAAGACCCAGCCGGTCCAGCCCGGGGAGGAGGTAGTCAAACCAATAGGAGTACTCCAGGGTGAACATCCGTGTGAGGAAGTTCTCGTTCCAGTTGAAGTAGTTCAGGGCGGCTTGGACGCAGACCATGTGCTCCGGTCCCTTGCGGAAGGCTACAACCGCCTTCTTGAGCTGGTCGGGCTCCGGCTGATCCTCGGCGTCGTAGATGACCAGGTACTCCCCCCTGGCGAAGAGGAGGCCCACGTTGCAGGCCTTGGGCTTGGTCTTAGGCTGGCCGTGGGGGACGATCACGAACTGGACGTTGTCCGAAGGGCGGGCGGCCTTGGCGGCCTCGAGGGTCTCGGGGTCATCCTCTTCAATGAGGACGAGGATTTCTAGCTTTTCCTTCGGGTAGTCCATGCGGGCGAGATTGCGCATGAGGAGGCCCACCACGTTGGCCTCCCGGTAGACGGGGACCAGGATGGTGTAGGTGGGGAGGTCCTCGTCCTTCAGGGCCCGAACCTCCTTCTCCGTCACGGGGGCGTGCCGCTCCACCCAGGCCCCGGCGAGGCTCACGGCGAACTTGAAGAACACACTTACGAAGAAGAAGGCGTTGACCAGGAAGTTCAGGAGGATGAGGGTCTCCCTGGGGTGGAAGTAGAGGCCTAAGAGGGTGCCTAAGACTCCCAGGGCGAGGAGAAGGTACTGCCCCGGGGTGAAGACGGTGTAGGCGGACTCCTCAGGGTTCCGGTAGTAAAGGGCGTAGACGGCCCGGTCCAGAATGGGGCCTTTATAGTAGGTGCGCAGGGTCCAGTCAATGTCCCAGTCCGTGGTCACCAGGAAGAGGAAGGCCTTGGCGCTAAAGCGCTTTTCCAGAGCGGCTTCCAGCGCTTCTCCGGGCCGCTCGCTCACGGCCACGAGCAGGGTGCCGTCTTTCCGGAGCCTCAGGGGGAGGGCCCGGTGGCGGAGGGCCTCCTCCAGGGGCCAGCGCCGGAGGAGCCGGGGATCGGGCCGCTCCTCCGTGAGGAGGACGAAGGGCAGACCCCAGAGGGTGGAGAGGGCCCGGTAGAGGTCCTTCCTGCGGACGTAGCCCAGGGCGAGGAGGATGCGGCCCAAGCGTTCCCCGCTTCGCCGCTGTAGCTCCAAGGCCCGCGCGAGCTCCTCCTCCCGGAGAAGCCCCTGCGCCACCAGGAACTCCCCGAGCCTAGGCCTTTCCACGGCGCACCACCTTGGGATAGAACCAGACCAAAAGAAGCAGGGCGAGGAGCCCGAGCCCCAAGTACACCTCCCGGCGGTAGCGGGCGAGGAGGGAAGGGGGGTTTTCGGGGAGGGGCTGAACCCGGAGGTCGCTTTCCCGAAGGGCGAGGCTCACCACCGGGCCTTCGGGGCCTCCCAGGACCAGGTCCCCGTGGAGGCCGAACCACCCTTCCCGCAGGGCCTCCTGGAGGAAGGGAGCGAGGAGGCGGCCGTCCTGGCTGGTGTGGCTAAGAAGCAGGACCGGGCCCCCCTCCGAGGCGAAGGCCTGGAGGGCGGCGTAGGGCGCGCCGGGGTTGACCTCCAGCCAGAGGGTTCCCGCGCCGTCCACCAGGCGGAAGCCGGGGGTGCGCAGAGGAGCCTTAAGGGTCTAGGGGAGGCCCGGGCCCCCGAGGGCGAGGAGGGGCCTCGGGTGGGGGTCGGAGGCCACCTCGGGGCGTAGGGGGGTTCTCGTGGTCTCCTGAAGGGCCTGGACGAGGCGGGCGGCGAGCTGGAGCTTGAACCGGTCCAAAGGTTCCAGGTAGACCCAGAACTGGGGGAGGAGGGCCTGGGGGAAGGCGTCCAGCCCAGAAAGGAGCTCCCCTCTCCCCAGGACCAGGTAGGAACCGGGGTCCAGGGTGGCGGTGAAGGGCAGGGCGCCGTAGGTGCACCGCCCCTCCGGGGGGGCATAGTGGAAGCGCACTTCCAAGGTGTTGTTCCGCTCCAGGAGGCGGGAGGGGAGAGGGGTGTAGAGGTCCAGGACGGTGCCCTCCAAAGGCGCCGTGTAGAAGGCCACGCCGTTTAGGAGGAGCTCCGCGTAGCCCCGCTTGGGCTCCACGGGGCTGTGTACGGCCCGGAGGCGGAGGCCAAGAGGAAGGTGGTCGGGGCCGAGGTCCGCGAGGGCGAAGGTGTAGGCGGCGGTGAGCGTCCCGTACCCCTCCACCCGTTTAGGCCCGTGGCCCAGCTGGGCCAGGCTTACCCGGGGGCCCAGCTCCTCGGGGGCCTTTAAGGTGAGGGTCTGGGTGGCTTCCCCGGGGAAGGGGGCCTCCCGCAGGCCGGGTTGGGCCAGGAAGAGCCGGGCCGCTTCCGCGAGGTCGCCGAGAAGGAGGGCGAACCCCTGGACCTGGGCCCCTATCTCCTCCAGCCAGACCACGTAGCGGGTGAAGGGGGAGGCCGGGGGCCACCTGGGGGGGTAGGGTTCCAGGTCCAGCTCCGGGACCCGCCCCGGGTAGGTCCGGGCCAGGAAGCCCGCAAGCCAGAGGGTGGCCTGGGCGGCCTCGGGAGGGGGAGGGTCGGGCAGGTAGAGGACCACCCGCTCCAGGTAGGGTGGGAAGAACTCCGCCAGGGTCTTGGGTGGCGTGGGGCGGCCGGAAAGGTGGAGGCGGCTTTCCGGAAGGAGGCGCAGGCGGTAGAGGCGCTGGGCAGCGCAGAGGTCTTCTGCGGGGAACCGGACGCGGAGGGTCAGAGTGAGGAAGCCGTTTTCCGCGGGGACGCCCTTTAGGGGGACCCGGAGGGTCTTCGCGGGGAGGGGGGCTTGGAGGAGGGGACGCTCCGCCGCGAGGACTTCCAGAACGCCCCGGGCTTCAGGCAGAGCGGCGAGGAGGAGGTCCAGGGCCTCCGCTTCCAGGCCGGGGTTTACCGGGAGGTACAGGGTGGTTTCGGCCTCGGCCCCCACGAGGGAAATTGGAGCCGGGTAACCTAGGTTTGTCAGGGAAAGGGTGTATGCGCCTTCAGTGAGGCTTTCCCCGAGAAGGAGCTCTTCGCTTCTTAGGAGCGGGGGCAGATTGGGCCAAGGAAGCAGGTTCTTGGAAGAGGCCCGATAGGTTTGATCGGCCTGGGGCTTGGGCGGAAAGGGCTTGTGCGCCATCCACCAGGCCAGGCCGCCGAGCAATAGGCCGATCAGGAGAACCCAAGACCACTGCTTAATAGACCCCATCATTTTAAACATAGCCGATGCGCATCAAAACCTTGTGAAAGTCTGAGGGCCGGGGTTGCGCGGGAGGGGGGGTTGCCCTAGCCTGGAAGGCGAGGCCCGCTAGGGCCGAAAAGCCAGGTCCCGTAGCCCTGGTGCCTGGGCGCGTAGTCCAGGCTTAAAGTGGGGAAGTCCGGTGCAAGTCCGGCGCTGTCCCGCAACGGTAACCGGTCACGCGTCAGGCCCTTCGTCGCAGGCCGGAAGCCCGAATACCTGCCAGGGCCGTCCGCCCTTCCCCGGGGCGGGCACCTCACGCGGATGGGGGAGAAGTGGGGGATAAACGGCGTTTGCCTTTAGCCCCTGCCTCCCGGCAGGGGTTTTTCCCTACCTCCCCCGGGCCTGGCCCTAGCGGCCTTAGGGAGGTGGGCATGAAAAGACTCCTGGCGGCCCTCTCGGTTCTTCTGGCCTTGGCCTTCGCCTTTCCCCTCACCCTGCAGGACGACCTGGGGCGCACGGTCACCCTCCAGGCCCCGCCCAAGCGCATCGTCACCATGCTGCCCTCGGTCACGGAGACGGTCTGCGCCCTCGGGGCCTGCGACCGGATCGTGGCCACGGACGACTACTCCGACTGGCCGGAAAGCGTGAAGAGGCTTCCCAAGGCGGGCGGGCTCTACAACCCCAACCCCGAGCTCATCGTCTCCCTCAAGCCCGACCTGGTGCTGGTGTCCAAGTACGGGAGGCTCTACGAGACCCTGGAGCGGGCCGGGCTCACGGTGTACGCGGTCAGGACCGAGACCTACGAGGACATCTTCAAGACGGTGCGCACCCTGGGGAGGCTTCTCGGCCTCGAGGCCGAGGCCGAGCGGCTCGTGGCCCAGATCCAGAAGGAGGTCTACCAGGAGGAGGCCCGGGCGGCCAAGGCCAGGTCCCGCCCCCGGGTCTACTACGAGATTGACCCCACCCCCTACACCGTGGGCCCCGAGAGCTTCATCGGCGTCCTCATAAGTAAGGCCCGGGGGGTGAACATCGTGCCCAAGGAGCTCGGCCTCTTCCCCAAGATCAGCCCCGAGTTCGTGGTGGAGAAGGACCCCGAGGTCATCGTGGCCACCTACCCGAACGCCCTGGAGACCATCCGCTCCCGCCCCGGCTGGAGCCGCATCCAGGCGGTGCGCACGGGCCGGATCTGCGTCTACACCGGGGGTGAGGACAGCCTCCTCTCCCGTCCCGGCCCCCGGGTGGCCCAGGCCCTGAGGCTCCTCGTGGACTGCTTCCACGGGCGATGACCCGCGCCCTGCCCCCCGCCCTCGCCCGGGGCCTCGTCTTCCTCTGGCTTGTGGCCCTCCTCCTCGGGGCCGTGGCCTTAGGGGTGGGGCTCGGCGCCGTGGCCGTGCCCCCGGAGGCGGTGGTCCGGGCCCTCCTGGGCCTGGAGGAGAACCCCATCGTCACCGAGCTTAGGCTCCCCCGGGTCCTGGCCGGGGTCCTGGTGGGGGCGGCCTTGGGGGTCTCGGGGGCCGCCTTCCAGGGGCTCTTCCGCAACCCCCTGGCCGACCCCTACCTCATGGGCTCCGCCTCGGGGGCGGCCTTCGCCGTCACCCTCTTCGCAAGCCTCTTAGGGGGGCTTTCCCCCGCCTTCTCCCAGCACGCCGTCTTCCAGCACCTCCCCCTCTCCGCCACCTTCTTCGGCTTCGTGGGGGCCCTCTCCGCCACCCTCCTCACCCTCGTCCTGGCGGGGGGGGTGGCCCGCACCGGGGAGCTCGTGCTGGCTGGGGTGGTGGTGGGGAGCGTCCTCACCGGGCTCACCACCTACCTGATGATGCAGGACGCCGACCGGGTGCGGGCGGTCTTCGCCTACACCCTGGGCAACCTGGCCTTCGCCGGATGGGAGGGGGTGCGGCTCCTCGCCCTCTTCTTCGCCCTGGCCTTCCCCCCCCTCCTCTTCCTGGGCCGGGTGCTGAACGCCCTGGGGCTCGGGGAGGAGACGGCGAGAAGCCTGGGGCTTCCCCTCGAGGCCCTAAAGCTCCTCCTCTTGGGGGCGGCGAGCCTCCTCACCGCCTCCGCCGTGGCCCAGGCGGGGATCATCGGCTTCGTGGGCCTGGTGACCCCCCACCTCCTCCGCCGCCTCCTGGGGGAGGACTACCGCCTCCTCCTCCCGGCCAGCGCCTTGGGGGGCGGGGCGCTCCTCGCCCTGGCCGACCTCCTCGCCCGCACCCTGGCCCGGCCCGCCGAGCTTCCCGTGGGCGTGGTCACCACCCTCCTCGGGGGGCCCTTCTTCCTCTACCTCATGTGGAGGCGCCGTGGGCGGGCTTGAGGCCAGGGGGATCGTGGGGCCCTTCGCCCTGAAGGGCGTGGACCTCCTTTTGCGCCCCGGGGAGTGGCTCGCCCTCCTCGGGCCCAACGGCTCGGGGAAGACCACCCTCCTAAGGGTGATGGCGGGCCTCCTTAGGCCCAGGCGGGGGGAGGTGCTTTTGGAGGGAAGGCCCCTTAGGGCCTACGGCAGTTACGAGCGGGGCCGCCTCCTCGCCTACCTCCCCCAAAACGGCCCCTACCCCGAGGGGCTTTTGGTGGAGGAGGTGGTGCGCCTGGGAAGGCTTCCTCACCTCGGGCTTTGGGGGCGGGAGGGGCGGGAGGACCGGGAGGCGGTGGACTGGGCCCTCGAGGTCACCGGGGCCTCCGCTTTTCGGGGAAGGCTCCTCGGCACCCTCTCGGGCGGGGAGAGGCAGCGGGTCCTTCTGGCCCGGGCCCTGGCCGGAAGGCCTAGGTACCTCCTCCTGGACGAGCCCACCACCTTCTTGGACCTGGCGCACCAGGGGGTGGTGGTGGGGCTTTTGCGGCGGCTTGCCGGGATGGGCCTTGGGGTGCTTTCCGTCCTCCACGATCCCAACCAGGCGGCCCTCGCCCACCGGGTGGCGGTGCTGGAAGGGGGAAGGGTGGTGGCGGAGGGGAGGCCTGAAGCGGTCTTGCAGGAACCCCTCCTCGCCCGGCTCTACGGGGCGGGGGTTCGGGTCGTCCGCCTGGGGGGGAGGCCCCATGTCTACCTGGACCCGTAAGGCCAGGCTCTTCGTGAGGCGGCGGGCCTTCCTCCTGGACCTGGGGGAGGAGGTTCTCTTCTACACCGAGGGGGGGCCGCGGCGGGCCCGCTACCTCCTGGTGGGGCGGGTCTCCCCGCCCGAGTGGCTGAGGCTTGGCCTCCCCAGGGAGGCCGTCCTCCACTACCCCCTGGAGGTGGACCCCCTGGCCTTTGAGTGGGAGGGGGAGACCCTGGTCCTGCCCGGGCTTCGGGTCTACCTGGGAGGCCCCCCTGAGTTCGTGGAGACCCCCTACTACGCCTGGCCCTTGACGGGGCCCCGGGGAGGGGAGTAGGGTGGGCTTACCGACCGGTTGGTCGTCTGGAGGTGCGGGATGCGGCTCAAGGACAAGGCGGTGCTCATCACAGGGGCGGCCCACGGCATCGGCCGGGCCACGCTGGAGCTCTTCGCCAAGGAAGGGGCGAGGCTCGTGGCCTGCGACATAGAGGAAGGCCCCTTAAGGGAGGCGGCGGAGGCGGTGGGGGCCCATCCGGTGGTGATGGACGTGGCCGACCCCGCCTCCGTGGAGCGGGGGTTTGCCGAGGCCCTGGCCCACCTGGGCCGGCTGGACGGGGTGGTGCACTACGCCGGGATCACCCGGGACAACTTCCACTGGAAGATGCCCCTGGAGGACTGGGAGCTCGTCCTCCGGGTGAACCTCACGGGGAGCTTCCTGGTGGCCAAGGCGGCCAGCGAGGCCATGCGGGAGAAAAACCCTGGGAGCATCGTCCTCACCGCGAGCCGGGTCTACCTGGGGAACCTGGGGCAGGCGAACTACGCCGCCTCCAAGGCGGGGGTGGTGGGGCTTACCCGGACGTTGGCCCTGGAGCTTGGGCGGTGGGGGATCCGGGTGAACGCCCTGGCCCCGGGGTTCATTGAGACGCGGATGACGGCCAAGGTGCCGGAGAAGGTGCGGGAGAAGGCCATCGCCGCCACCCCCTTGGGCCGGGCGGGGAAGCCTTTGGAGGTGGCCTACGCCGCCCTCTTTTTGCTCTCCGACGAATCCAGCTTCATCACCGGCCAGGTCCTCTTCGTGGACGGGGGGAGGACCATCGGGGCGGCCCCGGCCTAAGAGCACCCCATGCGG of the Thermus thermophilus HB8 genome contains:
- a CDS encoding FecCD family ABC transporter permease; amino-acid sequence: MTRALPPALARGLVFLWLVALLLGAVALGVGLGAVAVPPEAVVRALLGLEENPIVTELRLPRVLAGVLVGAALGVSGAAFQGLFRNPLADPYLMGSASGAAFAVTLFASLLGGLSPAFSQHAVFQHLPLSATFFGFVGALSATLLTLVLAGGVARTGELVLAGVVVGSVLTGLTTYLMMQDADRVRAVFAYTLGNLAFAGWEGVRLLALFFALAFPPLLFLGRVLNALGLGEETARSLGLPLEALKLLLLGAASLLTASAVAQAGIIGFVGLVTPHLLRRLLGEDYRLLLPASALGGGALLALADLLARTLARPAELPVGVVTTLLGGPFFLYLMWRRRGRA
- a CDS encoding ABC transporter ATP-binding protein, translating into MGGLEARGIVGPFALKGVDLLLRPGEWLALLGPNGSGKTTLLRVMAGLLRPRRGEVLLEGRPLRAYGSYERGRLLAYLPQNGPYPEGLLVEEVVRLGRLPHLGLWGREGREDREAVDWALEVTGASAFRGRLLGTLSGGERQRVLLARALAGRPRYLLLDEPTTFLDLAHQGVVVGLLRRLAGMGLGVLSVLHDPNQAALAHRVAVLEGGRVVAEGRPEAVLQEPLLARLYGAGVRVVRLGGRPHVYLDP
- a CDS encoding glycosyltransferase family 2 protein, giving the protein MERPRLGEFLVAQGLLREEELARALELQRRSGERLGRILLALGYVRRKDLYRALSTLWGLPFVLLTEERPDPRLLRRWPLEEALRHRALPLRLRKDGTLLVAVSERPGEALEAALEKRFSAKAFLFLVTTDWDIDWTLRTYYKGPILDRAVYALYYRNPEESAYTVFTPGQYLLLALGVLGTLLGLYFHPRETLILLNFLVNAFFFVSVFFKFAVSLAGAWVERHAPVTEKEVRALKDEDLPTYTILVPVYREANVVGLLMRNLARMDYPKEKLEILVLIEEDDPETLEAAKAARPSDNVQFVIVPHGQPKTKPKACNVGLLFARGEYLVIYDAEDQPEPDQLKKAVVAFRKGPEHMVCVQAALNYFNWNENFLTRMFTLEYSYWFDYLLPGLDRLGLPIPLGGTSNHFKTEKLRELGGWDPFNVTEDADLGIRAAMRGYTVGVVNSTTYEEANNRVGNWIRQRSRWIKGYMQTTLVHSRNPWRLLRQVGPWKFLGFFLLIAGTPLTFLLSPWLWALFFLWLLTGTRALEPYFPPFVLYLSLFNLLLGNALAVYLNMLAVFKRRLYPLVPYALLNPVYWILHSIAAYKALSQLFTKPFYWEKTLHGLSKQEAPQPEPAP
- a CDS encoding ABC transporter substrate-binding protein, with product MKRLLAALSVLLALAFAFPLTLQDDLGRTVTLQAPPKRIVTMLPSVTETVCALGACDRIVATDDYSDWPESVKRLPKAGGLYNPNPELIVSLKPDLVLVSKYGRLYETLERAGLTVYAVRTETYEDIFKTVRTLGRLLGLEAEAERLVAQIQKEVYQEEARAAKARSRPRVYYEIDPTPYTVGPESFIGVLISKARGVNIVPKELGLFPKISPEFVVEKDPEVIVATYPNALETIRSRPGWSRIQAVRTGRICVYTGGEDSLLSRPGPRVAQALRLLVDCFHGR
- a CDS encoding cellulose biosynthesis cyclic di-GMP-binding regulatory protein BcsB codes for the protein MGAEAETTLYLPVNPGLEAEALDLLLAALPEARGVLEVLAAERPLLQAPLPAKTLRVPLKGVPAENGFLTLTLRVRFPAEDLCAAQRLYRLRLLPESRLHLSGRPTPPKTLAEFFPPYLERVVLYLPDPPPPEAAQATLWLAGFLARTYPGRVPELDLEPYPPRWPPASPFTRYVVWLEEIGAQVQGFALLLGDLAEAARLFLAQPGLREAPFPGEATQTLTLKAPEELGPRVSLAQLGHGPKRVEGYGTLTAAYTFALADLGPDHLPLGLRLRAVHSPVEPKRGYAELLLNGVAFYTAPLEGTVLDLYTPLPSRLLERNNTLEVRFHYAPPEGRCTYGALPFTATLDPGSYLVLGRGELLSGLDAFPQALLPQFWVYLEPLDRFKLQLAARLVQALQETTRTPLRPEVASDPHPRPLLALGGPGLP
- a CDS encoding SDR family oxidoreductase codes for the protein MRLKDKAVLITGAAHGIGRATLELFAKEGARLVACDIEEGPLREAAEAVGAHPVVMDVADPASVERGFAEALAHLGRLDGVVHYAGITRDNFHWKMPLEDWELVLRVNLTGSFLVAKAASEAMREKNPGSIVLTASRVYLGNLGQANYAASKAGVVGLTRTLALELGRWGIRVNALAPGFIETRMTAKVPEKVREKAIAATPLGRAGKPLEVAYAALFLLSDESSFITGQVLFVDGGRTIGAAPA